One region of Streptomyces capillispiralis genomic DNA includes:
- a CDS encoding ABC transporter permease — protein sequence MGSARLYLAVAVGGFRRYASYRAATAAGVFTNTVFGLILVYTYLALWEERPGLGGYDQAQAVTYVWLGQCLYATLAIQGGGAEKDLMGRIRTGEIAVDLYRPVDLQLWWLAGDLGRALFQMLGRGVVPFLFGWLFFPMALPSEVSVWGAFTVALLLAAVVSFAIRYLAALCAFWLMDGMGISQVVMITGVFFSGMVLPLNAFPGVYGDVVRVLPWAAQIQVPADVLMGETEPWGAFAFQAAWAVALLALGRLVQSAATRRVVVQGG from the coding sequence GTGGGCTCGGCGCGGCTGTATCTGGCCGTCGCGGTGGGGGGTTTCCGGCGGTACGCGTCGTACCGGGCGGCCACCGCGGCCGGGGTGTTCACCAACACGGTGTTCGGGCTGATCCTCGTGTACACGTATCTGGCGCTGTGGGAGGAGCGGCCGGGGCTCGGCGGGTACGACCAGGCGCAGGCGGTGACGTACGTGTGGCTGGGGCAGTGCCTGTACGCGACGCTGGCCATTCAGGGGGGCGGTGCGGAGAAGGATCTGATGGGGCGGATCCGCACCGGTGAGATCGCGGTCGACCTGTACCGGCCGGTCGATCTGCAACTGTGGTGGCTGGCCGGTGATCTGGGGCGGGCGCTGTTCCAGATGCTGGGGCGGGGGGTGGTCCCGTTCCTGTTCGGCTGGCTGTTCTTCCCGATGGCGTTGCCGTCGGAGGTGTCCGTGTGGGGGGCGTTCACGGTCGCGCTGCTGCTGGCGGCGGTGGTGAGCTTCGCGATCCGTTATCTGGCGGCCCTGTGTGCGTTCTGGCTGATGGACGGCATGGGCATCAGTCAGGTGGTGATGATCACGGGGGTGTTCTTCTCGGGGATGGTGCTGCCGCTGAACGCGTTCCCGGGGGTGTACGGCGATGTGGTGCGGGTGCTGCCGTGGGCGGCGCAGATCCAGGTGCCGGCGGATGTGCTGATGGGGGAGACGGAGCCGTGGGGGGCGTTCGCGTTCCAGGCGGCGTGGGCGGTGGCGCTGCTGGCGCTGGGGCGGTTGGTGCAGTCGGCGGCGACGCGTCGGGTGGTGGTGCAGGGTGGGTGA
- a CDS encoding ABC transporter permease, protein MGERSAVVEGVRAYGLIAGMWVRAGMTYRASFVATLVGNLVMTGMDFVGILLMFSQVDSLGGWSLPEVALLYGLSVTSFGIADLLLGSMDVLGARMRDGSFDTLLVRPVPVLAQVGADRFALRRLGRVVQGSVVLGWALVAVEADWSVSKVLLVPVMVLSGAAIFSAVFVAGAAFQIFAQDAAEVQNAFTYGGTTLLQYPPSVFGKDLVRGATFVLPLAFVNWVPAAHILGRPYPVGLPSWAAFVSPLVAVVCCALAALAWRVGLRSYRSTGS, encoded by the coding sequence GTGGGTGAGCGGAGCGCCGTCGTCGAGGGGGTGCGGGCGTACGGGCTGATCGCGGGGATGTGGGTGCGGGCGGGGATGACCTACCGTGCGTCGTTCGTCGCGACGCTGGTCGGCAACCTGGTGATGACCGGCATGGACTTCGTGGGGATCCTGCTGATGTTCTCGCAGGTCGATTCGCTGGGCGGCTGGTCGTTGCCCGAGGTCGCCCTGTTGTACGGGTTGTCGGTGACGTCGTTCGGGATCGCCGATCTGCTGCTGGGGTCGATGGACGTGCTGGGGGCCCGGATGCGGGACGGCTCGTTCGACACGCTGCTGGTGCGTCCGGTGCCGGTGCTCGCGCAGGTCGGCGCGGACCGTTTCGCGCTGCGCCGGCTGGGCCGGGTGGTGCAGGGGTCGGTGGTGCTGGGCTGGGCGCTGGTGGCGGTGGAGGCCGACTGGAGCGTGTCGAAGGTGCTGCTGGTGCCGGTGATGGTGCTCAGCGGTGCGGCCATCTTCTCGGCGGTCTTCGTGGCGGGGGCGGCCTTCCAGATCTTCGCGCAGGACGCGGCCGAGGTGCAGAACGCGTTCACGTACGGCGGGACGACGCTGTTGCAGTATCCGCCGAGCGTGTTCGGGAAGGACCTGGTGCGCGGGGCGACGTTCGTGCTGCCGCTGGCGTTCGTGAACTGGGTGCCGGCCGCCCACATCCTGGGGCGGCCGTATCCGGTCGGTCTGCCGTCGTGGGCGGCGTTCGTGTCGCCGCTGGTGGCGGTGGTGTGCTGTGCGCTGGCGGCTCTGGCGTGGCGGGTGGGGCTCAGGTCGTACCGGAGTACGGGGAGTTAG
- a CDS encoding ABC transporter ATP-binding protein: protein MDPFIELDGVEKVFDVRRKTGFLKRERHRVRAVDSISFSVARGEMVGYIGPNGAGKSTTIKMLTGILTPSGGRLRVAGIDPSRERTRLAHRIGVVFGQRTTLWWDLPLIDSYRLVHRMYRIPAARYRENLDRMVELLDLGELLDVPVRQLSLGQRMRGDIAAALLHDPEVLYLDEPTIGLDVISKTRVREFLRGLNAERATTVLLTTHDLQDIEQLCSRVMVIDHGRLVYDGALAGLHEAGESERILVVDLERELPPIAAPSPARVVRVEGPRQWLAFPASASAAGLVARIAAEYPLVDLSVREPDIEAVIAKMYAERRAGRPVA, encoded by the coding sequence ATGGACCCCTTCATTGAACTGGACGGCGTCGAGAAGGTCTTCGACGTGCGCAGGAAGACCGGCTTCCTGAAGCGGGAGCGGCACCGGGTGCGGGCGGTGGACTCGATCTCGTTCTCGGTGGCGCGGGGTGAGATGGTCGGCTACATCGGGCCGAACGGTGCCGGGAAGTCGACGACGATCAAGATGCTGACCGGGATCCTGACGCCGAGCGGTGGCCGGCTGCGGGTCGCCGGGATCGATCCCTCGCGTGAGCGGACGCGGCTGGCGCACCGGATCGGGGTGGTGTTCGGGCAGCGGACGACGCTGTGGTGGGACCTGCCGCTGATCGACTCGTACCGGCTGGTGCACCGCATGTACCGCATTCCGGCCGCGCGCTACCGCGAGAACCTGGACCGGATGGTGGAACTCCTGGATCTGGGCGAGCTGTTGGACGTGCCGGTGCGTCAGCTGTCGCTGGGTCAGCGGATGCGCGGGGACATCGCGGCGGCGCTGCTGCACGATCCGGAGGTGCTGTACCTGGACGAGCCGACGATCGGCCTGGACGTCATCTCCAAGACCAGGGTGCGGGAGTTCCTGCGGGGGTTGAACGCCGAGCGGGCCACGACGGTGCTGCTGACCACGCACGACCTTCAGGACATCGAGCAGTTGTGTTCGCGGGTGATGGTCATCGACCACGGCCGGCTGGTGTACGACGGTGCGCTCGCCGGGCTGCACGAGGCGGGGGAGAGCGAGCGGATCCTGGTGGTGGACCTGGAGCGGGAGCTTCCGCCGATTGCGGCGCCGTCGCCGGCGCGGGTGGTGCGGGTGGAGGGGCCGCGGCAGTGGCTGGCGTTCCCGGCGTCGGCGTCGGCGGCGGGCCTCGTGGCGCGGATCGCGGCGGAGTATCCGCTGGTCGACCTGTCGGTGCGGGAGCCGGACATCGAGGCGGTCATCGCGAAGATGTACGCGGAGCGGCGGGCGGGGCGGCCCGTCGCGTAG
- a CDS encoding DUF1707 SHOCT-like domain-containing protein gives MTDDAAARDLRASDADRERVAEILRDALAEGRLDMEEFEERLDATYRARTYGELTPITRDLPGHGTAAVPAVSLTKDPQGGGDWGERIVGGDEGTSTWAVAVMSGFQRKGRWTAPRRFNCFAFWGGGEIDLREAYFADREIVVNAVAIMGGVDVVVPPGVEVVVRGVGIMGGFDHREEGVPGEPGAPRVIVTGLAFWGGVGVQRKLPRSEKQRLREERRREKLERKENRRRELEGSRRDGHGLHDPLGLDLHGRPERQPEERGERGRDGDR, from the coding sequence ATGACCGACGACGCTGCCGCCCGGGACCTCCGCGCCTCCGACGCCGACCGTGAACGGGTCGCCGAGATCCTGCGGGACGCCCTCGCGGAGGGCCGTCTCGACATGGAGGAGTTCGAGGAGCGGCTGGACGCGACGTACAGGGCGCGGACGTACGGGGAGCTGACGCCGATCACGCGCGATCTGCCGGGTCACGGCACGGCGGCGGTGCCCGCGGTGTCCCTGACGAAGGACCCGCAGGGGGGCGGTGACTGGGGGGAGCGGATCGTCGGCGGTGACGAGGGCACGTCGACGTGGGCCGTGGCCGTGATGTCGGGCTTCCAGCGCAAGGGGCGGTGGACGGCGCCGCGGCGGTTCAACTGCTTCGCGTTCTGGGGCGGCGGGGAGATCGATCTGCGCGAGGCGTACTTCGCGGACCGGGAGATCGTCGTCAACGCCGTCGCGATCATGGGCGGGGTGGATGTCGTGGTGCCGCCGGGGGTCGAGGTCGTGGTGCGCGGCGTGGGCATCATGGGCGGCTTCGACCACCGTGAGGAGGGGGTGCCGGGCGAGCCCGGCGCGCCCCGGGTGATCGTGACGGGCCTGGCCTTCTGGGGCGGCGTCGGCGTGCAGCGCAAGCTGCCGCGCTCGGAGAAGCAGCGGCTGCGCGAGGAGCGCCGGCGGGAGAAGCTGGAGCGCAAGGAGAACCGGCGCCGGGAGCTGGAGGGTTCCCGCCGCGACGGGCACGGCCTCCACGACCCGCTGGGCCTGGACCTGCACGGCCGGCCCGAGCGGCAGCCGGAGGAACGAGGGGAACGCGGCCGGGACGGGGACCGCTGA
- a CDS encoding SGNH/GDSL hydrolase family protein: MTRGRDGGAGAPPARQRALLAAIVAAIVAVSAAIYVGVAADDGTTYRNALAGGRGERPGPAAPASTGTWVASWATSPVGGEPGTELAGLAGRSVRNVVHTSAGGTAARVTLSNLYGQSALTITHASIAVSASPGTAAALARTMRQLTFTGSPTVVVPAGGQVISDVVRITVPHDGDVLVTTYSPTPSGPVTYHPHARQISYVAEGEHTRDTTGAAYTGQSTFWRYLTALDVLSNESDGTVVVLGDSLTDGITSTTGANNRWPDVLSDRLRAALAAGRDVPRHSVVNEGISGNQVLADGLGRPAENPSGLNRFDRDVLGRTNVKAVVVVLGINDILRHPGTADPDRILAGLTTLVERAHARGLKVVGATLMPFGGHRGYTDAREAVRQRINEEIRAGHVFDAVADFDKALRDPYDPRRFRADYDSGDHLHPSDKGYTRMAETFDLDTLKGSAPARL, encoded by the coding sequence ATGACCCGGGGTCGTGACGGGGGCGCGGGAGCGCCTCCCGCCAGGCAGCGCGCCCTGCTCGCCGCGATCGTCGCCGCGATCGTGGCGGTTTCCGCCGCCATCTACGTCGGTGTGGCGGCCGACGACGGTACGACGTACCGCAACGCCCTCGCCGGTGGCCGCGGCGAGCGGCCCGGCCCGGCCGCACCCGCCTCCACCGGCACCTGGGTCGCCTCCTGGGCGACCTCCCCGGTCGGCGGCGAGCCCGGCACGGAGCTGGCCGGCCTCGCGGGCCGCTCGGTGCGCAACGTCGTCCACACGAGCGCCGGCGGCACCGCTGCCCGCGTCACGCTGTCCAACCTCTACGGCCAGTCCGCGCTGACCATCACCCACGCCTCGATCGCCGTCTCCGCGTCCCCGGGCACGGCGGCGGCCCTCGCGCGGACCATGCGGCAGCTCACCTTCACCGGCAGTCCGACGGTCGTCGTCCCGGCCGGCGGGCAGGTGATCAGCGACGTCGTGCGCATCACCGTGCCGCACGACGGCGACGTCCTGGTCACCACGTACTCCCCCACCCCGTCCGGGCCGGTCACCTACCACCCGCACGCCCGCCAGATCTCCTACGTCGCGGAGGGCGAGCACACCCGGGACACGACCGGGGCCGCGTACACCGGGCAGAGCACGTTCTGGCGGTACCTGACCGCGCTGGACGTGCTGAGCAACGAGTCGGACGGCACCGTCGTCGTCCTCGGCGACTCGCTGACCGACGGGATCACCTCCACGACCGGCGCGAACAACCGCTGGCCGGACGTGCTGTCCGACCGGCTGCGCGCCGCGCTCGCGGCCGGGCGGGACGTGCCGCGCCACAGCGTCGTCAACGAGGGCATCAGCGGCAACCAGGTCCTCGCCGACGGCCTGGGCCGCCCGGCCGAGAACCCCAGTGGCCTGAACCGCTTCGACCGCGACGTCCTGGGCCGCACCAACGTCAAGGCCGTCGTCGTCGTCCTCGGCATCAACGACATCCTGCGCCACCCCGGCACCGCCGACCCGGACCGGATCCTGGCGGGCCTGACCACCCTGGTCGAACGGGCCCACGCCCGGGGCCTGAAGGTCGTCGGCGCGACCCTGATGCCGTTCGGCGGCCACCGCGGCTACACCGACGCGCGCGAGGCGGTACGGCAGCGGATCAACGAGGAGATCCGCGCGGGGCACGTGTTCGACGCGGTCGCCGACTTCGACAAGGCACTGCGCGACCCGTACGACCCGCGCCGCTTCCGCGCGGACTACGACTCCGGCGACCACCTCCACCCGAGCGACAAGGGCTACACACGGATGGCGGAGACCTTCGACCTGGACACCCTCAAGGGCAGCGCACCGGCCCGGCTGTAG
- a CDS encoding DUF445 domain-containing protein, which translates to MEQTKTAETGDRGAEGQHARTGAFSNRAMTAFSPADEEKQRGVRRMKLTATGLLLFVALVYVLTKWASHQGAGPWAGYVAAAAEAGMVGALADWFAVTALFRRPLGLPIPHTAIIPTKKDQLGVSLGEFVGENFLSEDVVRLRLRAVGIGSRLGAWLAVPEHADRVTAELSAALRGALTVLRDSDVQAVVGEAITRRADAQEIAPGMGKMLEKIVADGGHKRAVDLIVTRAHDWLVLHGDSVMDAVQGGAPGWTPRFVDRKVGERVYRELLRFVTEMRDMPAHPARGALDRFLTDFASDLQSDTDTRARIERLKGEVLGRDEVQDLIASAWTAVRSMIVSAAEDERSELRLRVRASLLSLGARMAADPKVQGKVDGWVEGAAVYVVTTYRKEITSLITDTVASWDAEHTTKKIEANIGRDLQFIRINGTVVGSLAGLLIYTVSRALGA; encoded by the coding sequence ATGGAACAGACCAAAACGGCTGAAACCGGAGACCGGGGCGCCGAAGGGCAGCATGCCCGCACCGGCGCGTTCTCGAACCGCGCCATGACGGCCTTCAGTCCCGCGGACGAGGAGAAGCAGCGCGGGGTGCGCCGGATGAAGCTCACCGCCACCGGACTGCTGCTGTTCGTCGCCCTGGTCTACGTCCTCACCAAGTGGGCCTCCCACCAGGGCGCGGGCCCCTGGGCGGGCTACGTGGCCGCCGCGGCCGAGGCCGGCATGGTCGGCGCGCTCGCCGACTGGTTCGCCGTCACCGCCCTCTTCCGCCGCCCCCTCGGCCTGCCCATCCCGCACACCGCGATCATCCCCACCAAGAAGGACCAGCTCGGCGTCTCCCTCGGCGAGTTCGTCGGTGAGAACTTCCTCTCCGAGGACGTCGTCCGGCTCAGGCTGCGCGCCGTCGGCATCGGCAGCCGGCTCGGCGCCTGGCTCGCCGTCCCGGAACACGCCGACCGGGTCACCGCCGAGCTGTCGGCGGCCCTGCGCGGCGCGCTGACCGTGCTGCGCGACTCCGACGTGCAGGCGGTGGTCGGCGAGGCCATCACCCGTCGCGCCGACGCCCAGGAGATCGCGCCCGGCATGGGCAAGATGCTGGAGAAGATCGTCGCCGACGGCGGGCACAAACGCGCCGTCGACCTCATCGTCACCCGGGCCCACGACTGGCTGGTGCTGCACGGCGACTCCGTGATGGACGCCGTGCAGGGCGGCGCGCCCGGCTGGACCCCCCGGTTCGTGGACCGCAAGGTCGGCGAGCGCGTCTACCGCGAACTGCTGCGCTTCGTCACCGAGATGCGCGACATGCCCGCCCACCCCGCGCGCGGCGCCCTCGACCGCTTCCTCACCGACTTCGCCTCCGACCTGCAGTCCGACACCGACACCCGGGCCCGGATAGAGCGTCTCAAGGGCGAGGTCCTCGGCCGCGACGAGGTGCAGGACCTGATCGCCTCCGCCTGGACCGCCGTACGCTCCATGATCGTCTCCGCGGCGGAGGACGAGCGCAGCGAGCTGCGGCTGCGCGTGCGGGCCTCGCTGCTCTCGCTGGGCGCCCGCATGGCCGCCGACCCCAAGGTGCAGGGCAAGGTCGACGGCTGGGTGGAGGGCGCCGCGGTGTACGTGGTGACCACTTACCGCAAGGAGATCACCTCGCTGATCACGGACACGGTGGCGAGCTGGGACGCCGAGCACACCACGAAGAAGATCGAGGCGAACATCGGCCGCGACCTTCAGTTCATCCGGATCAACGGCACAGTGGTCGGCTCCCTGGCCGGCCTGCTCATCTACACGGTGTCGCGGGCGCTGGGGGCATAG
- a CDS encoding MFS transporter, translating into MTTAQSGTGRTITTSIPARLDRLPWSRWHWTVVIGLGTVWILDGLEVTVVGNIAGRLSEPGSGLPITSGEVTGIAAALYVAGACAGALFWGRLTDIWGRKKLFMITLAVYLGATALTAIAFDTWWFFLFRFLTGFGIGGEYAAINSAVDELIPARYRGRVDLMINGSFWLGAVGGSLLSILALDTSIFPADVGWRLTFALGAVLSLVILLVRRHVPESPRWLLIHGRDEEAERIVGEIEQRVEAERKEPLPRAEGELTIHQRKNVTFTEIARTVFAKYRRRSVLGFSLFIGQAFLYNAITFGFGAILTTFYDVPSGSTGYYFAVIAVGNFLGPLLLGKLFDTVGRRVMISGTYLLSGILLFGTAWLFDRGSLGATTLTACWCAVLFFASAGASSAYLTVSEVFPMETRAMSIAFFYALGTAAGGISGPLLFADLTGTGKVGDTVLAFQIGAGLMCAAGLVAAFLAVKAERRSLEDIATPLTAAASQAKAGTRPDLDADAGPGSQPVTP; encoded by the coding sequence ATGACCACCGCGCAGTCCGGGACCGGACGCACCATCACCACCAGCATCCCCGCCCGTCTGGACCGCCTGCCGTGGTCCCGCTGGCACTGGACCGTCGTCATCGGTCTCGGCACCGTGTGGATCCTCGACGGCCTGGAGGTCACGGTCGTCGGCAACATCGCCGGCCGCCTGTCCGAGCCGGGCAGCGGACTGCCCATCACCTCGGGCGAGGTCACCGGCATCGCCGCCGCCCTCTACGTGGCCGGTGCCTGCGCGGGCGCCCTGTTCTGGGGCCGCCTGACCGACATCTGGGGCCGCAAGAAGCTCTTCATGATCACCCTCGCGGTCTACCTCGGCGCCACCGCCCTCACCGCGATTGCCTTCGACACCTGGTGGTTCTTCCTCTTCCGCTTCCTCACCGGCTTCGGCATCGGCGGCGAGTACGCGGCCATCAACTCCGCGGTCGACGAGCTGATCCCGGCCCGGTACCGGGGCCGCGTCGACCTGATGATCAACGGCAGCTTCTGGCTGGGCGCGGTGGGCGGTTCCCTGCTGTCGATCCTCGCGCTGGACACGTCGATCTTCCCGGCGGACGTCGGCTGGCGCCTGACCTTCGCCCTCGGCGCCGTCCTCTCCCTGGTCATCCTCCTCGTACGGCGCCACGTCCCGGAAAGCCCCCGCTGGCTGCTGATCCACGGCCGTGACGAGGAAGCGGAACGCATCGTCGGCGAGATCGAGCAGCGGGTCGAGGCCGAGCGGAAGGAGCCGCTGCCCCGCGCGGAGGGCGAACTGACCATCCACCAGCGCAAGAACGTCACGTTCACCGAGATCGCCCGCACCGTCTTCGCCAAGTACCGCAGGCGCTCCGTCCTCGGCTTCTCCCTCTTCATCGGTCAGGCGTTCCTCTACAACGCCATCACCTTCGGCTTCGGCGCGATCCTGACCACGTTCTACGACGTGCCGTCAGGCAGCACCGGCTACTACTTCGCCGTGATCGCGGTCGGCAACTTCCTGGGCCCGCTGCTGCTCGGCAAGCTCTTCGACACGGTCGGCCGCCGGGTGATGATCTCCGGCACGTACCTGCTCTCGGGCATCCTGCTGTTCGGCACGGCCTGGCTCTTCGACCGGGGCTCGCTCGGCGCGACGACCCTCACCGCCTGCTGGTGCGCGGTCCTGTTCTTCGCCTCCGCCGGTGCGAGCAGCGCGTACCTGACGGTCTCCGAGGTCTTCCCCATGGAGACCCGCGCGATGTCCATCGCCTTCTTCTACGCCCTCGGCACCGCCGCGGGCGGCATCAGCGGCCCCCTGCTCTTCGCCGACCTCACCGGCACGGGCAAGGTCGGCGACACGGTCCTCGCCTTCCAGATCGGCGCCGGCCTGATGTGCGCGGCGGGCCTGGTGGCCGCGTTCCTCGCGGTGAAGGCGGAGCGCCGCTCCCTGGAGGACATCGCCACGCCGCTCACGGCGGCGGCGTCCCAGGCGAAGGCGGGGACCCGCCCGGACCTGGACGCGGACGCGGGCCCGGGCTCGCAGCCGGTGACGCCGTGA
- a CDS encoding Hsp20/alpha crystallin family protein: MLMRTDPFREFDRLAQQVLGSAARPSVMPMDAYRAGDDFIVHFDLPGIDPESIELDVERNVLNVRAERRSPAPEDAEPVVAERPTGTFTRQLFLGETLDTERIDASYDAGVLTLRIPVAEQAKPRRIQITGGGGRRQISS, translated from the coding sequence ATGCTCATGCGTACCGACCCGTTCCGCGAGTTCGACCGGCTCGCGCAGCAGGTCCTCGGTTCGGCCGCCCGTCCCTCGGTGATGCCGATGGACGCCTACCGGGCGGGGGACGACTTCATCGTCCACTTCGACCTCCCCGGCATCGACCCGGAGAGCATCGAACTGGACGTCGAGCGCAACGTCCTCAACGTGCGCGCCGAACGCCGCTCCCCGGCCCCCGAGGACGCGGAGCCGGTGGTCGCCGAACGCCCCACCGGCACCTTCACCCGTCAGCTCTTCCTCGGTGAAACCCTGGACACGGAACGCATCGACGCCTCCTACGACGCCGGCGTGCTGACCCTGCGCATCCCGGTGGCGGAGCAGGCCAAGCCGCGCCGCATCCAGATCACCGGCGGCGGCGGCCGCAGGCAGATCAGCAGCTGA